The following nucleotide sequence is from Harmonia axyridis chromosome 5, icHarAxyr1.1, whole genome shotgun sequence.
aattatacgatttttattttcattatgatGTAATCTTTCCGTATTTCAACTTTGCCAACTCGTATCTTTGCCATCTTGGAAAAATGGCGCCCAAAATCAGTTTCACATTTATTAcacatttttgtttgtttctgcTCCATCCTCATTGCTCTTCATTTTGACCATGTTGCTGCTTCATCTATCGGTGGTAGCGATGATATTGAACGTTTTTTTAGAtgctataatttttttaagtaccTACGCATATGTGATGGgagtgagtcaaaaatgtgtaccgagctttctggggatgatagtacattgaaaaatatgtatagtatgatgaataaatttatggcccaaaatgcacATTAAGGGAGAtgatatccttccaaagttgataaaatttaaagaattcACCGCATAACTTCAAAACGGTGAATACCATCAGATTGAAAATccgtgcataaatgtatgttgctaaaatatattttttattacacttctacttatttttcaatgtactatcactATCAATGTACCAGAAAgttcggtacacatttttgactcaccctgtatattcgttTGAAGACATAACTTTCTTACTTCTCTCCTCACTGTTACCGTATAGCATAGAGTAAGTATATACATACATACTTGTTCTATGCCGTATAGTTCAAGAAGAAAGCATTCTTCAGTTTTagcacagaatagagaggtataatacctctctattctgtggttTTAGCATAGATATCTAGATCAGCGTTTGGATCTTTAAATGCTCGAATAACCTTGTATAAATTTGGTATTTTCGAAGTACTTTTATAAATCTTTTTTTGATTGAAAAGTGCACATGTTGTATCACAGCCACTGAAGACCTGCAAGAATAAAATATGGTATGCTGGTGTTTCATTTGATATTCATTagaatacttcgaaaaaaatccaaattttcacGAGCATTCAATATTCAAGCATTTGAAAATCCAGAAGCTGATCCATAGATCATTTCACACAAATTATTTGATTctgttcattaattttgaacACATTTTCTTCCCATTGGCGGCACGTAAGCTGTTTGAGAGGCAGTGCTGCCTAGTATCGTCATTAACCTACTTACTTAAAAAAAGAGGGCCCTAAATACGAAATTaataatgaagggtgtttttttagagctatggcactttaaattgcaataaaacaacgatggattattcgattgatatgaattttatttatccgcaagataatcttgtggcattacattttgaatataatttctggcatatgaccgccacggctggctcggatgtagtccaattttcgatgactttttccaacatttgtggccgtatatcggcaataacacggcgaatgttgtcttccaaatggtcaggggtttgtggcttatccgcatagaccaatgacttcacatagccccataaaaagtagtctagcggtgttaaatcacaagatcttggaggccaattcacaggtccaaaacgtgaaattaggcggtcaccaaacgtgtctttcaataaatcgattgtggcacgagctgtgtgacatgttgcgccgtcttgttggaaccacagctcttggacatcatggttgttcaattcaggaatgaaaaatttagtaatcatggctctataccgatcacctttgactgtaacgttctggccatcatcgtttttgaagaagtacggaccaatgattccaccagcccataaagcgcaccaaacagtcagtttttctggatgtaacggtgtttcgacatacacttgaggattagcttcactccaaatgcggcagttttgtttgttgacgtagccattcaaccagaagtgcgcttcatcgctaaacaaaataaaatggacgtagtgcgcgatacgtattccgcacagaaccattattttcgaaataaaattgcactatttgcaagcgttgttcatgcgtgagtctattcatgatgaattgccaaaccaaactgagaataaatcacttgacagctgttaaatcggtcgccatattgaacagtcatgtcaacttaaagttatatacctcgaaaaaacaccctatattttcaaCTTTGATCAGACTTTTGacattttgtaaaattttttcagaaaataatcgTTAGTGCATACAAATGCATAGCAAAACCGAAACAATTAATCTGTCATGAAAAGCACATAGAATTATATCAGTGTATGCGTCCAGTAcaaaaaatattcgataaagcGCTTGGGACGAAATATGAGGCAGTTGCAAGATTGATGATAAACTCACTTATTTCTGCTAAAAATTACATATGTAACGCTAAGCTCAAGGAGATTCTTGGTAAGTATTTCATTGCATTATATTCTATTTTCACGATTAAGGGCTCCTACGCACTCTTTTTTCAacgctcgttccccgaacagagtactatacagggtgtttctaaattggaggtacctacaaaggaaaatgagggaTTCCTTtgattattttaagaaaaaatgcaCATACTATGAAAATCGGCCAGCAAACGCTTTTTTTAGAGATAAGTacatggtgtttcttgtagtcctacttttttgtaatgaatataccagtttattgaatctttattaattttcgctacagatttggtgaataagtaccagaactaataattaatttattcatcacagcttgcTAATAGGATCTCTATAATAATTTCGATTTTAATTCCTtagattactagagaattgtttgaaattttttctcgaaatctatagcagatacgacaaaaaaaacaagaaaaccaAAAGTGTATTATCTACTAAACCaatgtttttttcagatttttcttccagtggctcaccaaaaaaagttttggaggaaagaagcgggcgctattccataaaaaatatcaccctgtagatttgtattcaaaattaacaCATCGCATGCTGAGAACTTCAAATtcgaatatctatgccaaatttgccttgaatatcttgtgaagggaaggagttttaagaaaaaaaatcaaataaaaattaaccttccaacaccctgtatctcgaaaacaaaacgttgtTCCCCGAATCAAGTGCTCTATTATTTATTCACGATGTctgtttatttcatattttaatccggaaatggtctcaaacgatatggTCCGACTCACTGATGAGGAATTCatggttgaaatttagtttcaaGATGTAAATAAGTCGAATGTTTACGTCTAAATCCGGAAAGAACCCGTCATCTAGAtcaactaaccgacaacaatgacatcataataCACACCAAATAATAATGTCACAGGATCATTGTCACTCTTAATAGATACTACTGCTTTTTGTGTTTAGACTAGTCACAATTATCTTATTTTCCATGATATCAACAACATCTGTAGACATTTTGACCAATTTATCAGTTATACAAGCTCTTACAAGTTCGATTAATTAAGTAACtttcatcaacaaaaattacTCGTCTTAGGCTGTacaaataatgaattgattgaCTTCTTCAATCgtgaaaatttctttttttttagctCTGTATCCAACATTTTTCTTCTTGATAAACATTATCAACTTACCATATTTGTcaattttctttctttctttcaagTGTAAACAAGCTCGTaacattcaatattttgttcatAAAGATGAAGGTTCATATTCCTTTGCGATTTTAGCAAAATATGCCTGTAAAATAGCTTCTTCTGCACATTGAACATGTTCCCCCATTTTTCAAATCGCAATTACTACAGTGAATATTCTTCCTTGTATGAAATCTTGGACTTTTCAGGAAGCAAATCAAAACGTACACTATTTGCTGCCTCTAAATTATCAGTGGGAATACTGAAATCTACCATGTTCTTGAAGAACTCGCAAACAACGTATTTCTATGTTAGgtttacatttttttgacagttgagaatggtTGATTTGTTTTAAGATGCCTAGaaaattctatgcatcttaatttgTTTTCTATGATTCTATGTATTCTATGATTCTATGATATttgattctatgcatcttattttttttcaccatcGATATCCTTGATGATTCGATAaagctgaaaattcaactcgaaaaaaatgtgatttaaaATGCTCAAACGTTGACAGGTGGACACGACCCCGTATATATAAAAGGTAAATGgcataaaattctcattatatTAAAGAGCTATTGTAATTTTATACGAGTTTCCAGATGCATAGGAGCCCTAATActttattttatgatttatatctTTTTTGACACTGAATTTTCTCGGAAGTTGATGTATTTCTTTCAATTGCAGAAATAGTAAACCCTTGTATCAATCTGAATTCGGAGGCAATCATGAAATGTTGGGAGAAAACGATAGGAAAATATGTAAAACCTGAGGAAATTGTCGATATAAAAGATGAGTATTGCAAGTAAATGTCGAAATTTTTTCTACCATATCGATTCCTCAATCATTTGAATTCGgcatacaatttaaaattttattgttatgaatttttggcTTGAGACCTTTTTTACTGATGAACTGATTTACTTGACAGGATTGAAGGAATATTGTTATATTCAAACGGTCAAGTGAGTTgggtatattgaaaataatcaaccaaaattaCATTGCCTACCAAGAAAGCTATATGAAATATTTGTGAGGATTATatgtttcatatcaaaatttaaaattgtggGTGTAGCCTGAAAGATTGTCTGATGGTTGATATTTCTTCataaattgaaaatcaatttttgaacagggtgttcctaaattgcagGAACGAACGAAAATGAGGAATTCCTCGGATAATTTAAAgcaaaaagtcctataaacacgCAAACGCGTTATTctaaagatacagggtgtttttttttgtgatgatatgacgagtttatcgaatcttcattaatctgcACTACAAATTCTGGAAATAagcaccaaaactaataattaatttattcatcacaacttAATAACTGGATTTTCATGATAATTTGGTTCGAGATgaatgtttcaaatttttttctcgaaatgggGATCAGATACGCAAAAACTAAAAGAGACTATAAAGTTTAGTACTAGATcaaaatttctttgaatttccaatggtccaacaaaaaaaaaattctggaagaaAAAACGTGCACtgatccagaaaaaatatcaccctgtagatttgcattcaaaatcagcatatcacataatgaaaactttaaattggaatatctatgccaaactTCAATTATATATCTTGAGAAGTGCAAATaatgctatgagaaaaatcttgaaaaaaaaacttcaacaccctgtacctaTCTCGGAAACAATGCGTTTGCAAAcctatgtttataggacttttttccttaaaattatgtggggaatctttcattttcgtttttacctccaatttacgaacaccctgtataacaaaagTTCTAGATACATACTCGTTTGTTACCTTAGGaaataaaacaatgaaatttcTTGCATATTGTAGGATTGTACGTTTAATTAGGTTTCGTTCATTTCAGGGACTTTCAAGAGACAGAAGATTGTACTATAGAAGTTATGACCAagaactgtgaaaatttttcaactcgAGAATCTTTATCTAATTTTTACAAAACCTTGTTCATATATCCATGTAGCATCTATTGACCACTGTATtgatatatacaatatatttaatttgatgcaagatatgaatgaataaacattcatCAAAAATTATTGTCAACTACATTTTTCCAGTTGATTCCAAACTAGATGATTCTCTTTTCTTTCAGAGTGAACTCATTTTatatttgataaattgcatAATTCTGTAGAATGAGAGTATAAAATAAGATGAATTTATGTGCACTAATACAATAAAGAATCAGTTTATTCACTGAATATAAATCAATAGTTTGTTTTTACGCTATACCTACCTAAGTAAATACAGATTGGCGAATGCTCTGCTATCTGCTTCAGGTGTAACATGTGTGAATTTTGTTAGGTATAAATATGTGTCAttttgtttataaaaaaaaatcagttgaattaAAGTGACTCGtcttttattaataaaaaaattaaagcaaCATAGAAAAATAGTTTGTTTCAGTAATATAAAATACTCATTACAAATTCTATATATTATTCAATGTTAAACATAAGGCACAAGTGTCATATATGTGAAAACTTTTGTACATAAGCagcaaatatataaaatattaaaatttataacaatgatagtttaaaattatttaaataaagtataatattcaatttcaatcaaCAATCCAAAAAATTgttagaaaaataataatacaattgGTCATAATTTTAGAGTTAGCTtgatttttaagtttttttagatattaattaatattttaaaacagaaatattaaaaGATTTCAAGCaacaatcataaatatatcAAGCAAAAAAGGCAGTGGCACAAGTtatcattcaattgaatttacCATTTATATTTAGCTGTATAATAACTGATATACATCATTcccaattcatttgaaaaaatactcCTATTTAGAAGAAttctaaaaattaaataaagttgaaataattgagatgaaACTTTGAACtgataaaataaattataatatagGACTTACTATCTGATTTCAATCTATGAAGTAAAtgttaaaatatatatttatgaatcTTCAACGAATTCTAGAAACTTTTTTTGCTTTATCAACACATGGAGGAGGAATTGGAGGCTTGTTAGTTGAGTATCTGTTGAACAA
It contains:
- the LOC123679625 gene encoding uncharacterized protein LOC123679625 isoform X2 yields the protein MNRWIFTQALDMIVPSVSQIPHVNNNLYEVALERAAEVIMNEYDHIGESLTKIIVSAYKCIAKPKQLICHEKHIELYQCMRPVQKIFDKALGTKYEAVARLMINSLISAKNYICNAKLKEILEIVNPCINLNSEAIMKCWEKTIGKYVKPEEIVDIKDEYCKDFQETEDCTIEVMTKNCENFSTRESLSNFYKTLFIYPCSIY
- the LOC123679625 gene encoding uncharacterized protein LOC123679625 isoform X1, with the translated sequence MDQSILIRFSIKFSNHRSIDFHISRNLVFPLFAIMNTMCLFVGFLLLTLDMIVPSVSQIPHVNNNLYEVALERAAEVIMNEYDHIGESLTKIIVSAYKCIAKPKQLICHEKHIELYQCMRPVQKIFDKALGTKYEAVARLMINSLISAKNYICNAKLKEILEIVNPCINLNSEAIMKCWEKTIGKYVKPEEIVDIKDEYCKDFQETEDCTIEVMTKNCENFSTRESLSNFYKTLFIYPCSIY